One part of the Vespula pensylvanica isolate Volc-1 chromosome 18, ASM1446617v1, whole genome shotgun sequence genome encodes these proteins:
- the LOC122635545 gene encoding odorant receptor Or2-like isoform X2, which produces MDMEDVVWNTDATYALGTYKFITWTTGTWPLQDEGIFAMIRFTIAFILEFSLLASVLLELRLNCGNTDKTLEFFGLTAGMTTGLTKLIFVKLHQQDLRKILLSAIKDWSSIAKDSSAKEIIWKYTHRGKMVCRVQMSLGLLIIASMIMDAVPTSDFSQQDNITSSEENLRQIPLRTMCLFGNMSMSTYWTVFVLQGVQLLNSIAVNMGNDVFFFAIAMHICGQLDALRIFCDNFKANDEKDRVLKIEKFVRRHSHLLELAQRLENTFANILLVNLMTDGLHTCLAGVQILTISNKIDIVPLTKVSSVIVIILAQLFLYSYAGDYLSSLFQDICQVIYNCPWYEFSPNNVRNLMFIIMRTHVPFHLTAGRFYTMDIENFKNIVKTSFSFFSLLRIIFSE; this is translated from the exons ATGGATATGGAAGACGTTGTCTGGAATACTGACGCCACGTATGCTCTAGGaacgtataaatttataacttGGACTACTGGCACATGGCCTCTACAGGATGAAGGGATATTCGCGATGATTCGCTTCACTATTGCCTTCATCTTGGAG TTTAGCTTACTCGCTTCCGTTCTGTTGGAACTCCGGCTGAACTGCGGCAACACGGACAAGACGTTGGAGTTCTTTGGATTGACAGCAGGAATGACAACGGGcctaacaaaattaattttcgtcAAGTTACACCAACAAGATTTACGGAAGATCCTTTTATCGGCAATTAAGGACTGGTCCTCGATCGCAAAAGATTCTTCGGCAAAGGAGATAATATGGAAATATACCCATCGGGGTAAGATGGTATGCCGCGTTCAAATGAGCTTGGGTCTGTTAATCATTGCATCAATGATAATGGATGCTGTGCCAACATCAGACTTCTCTCAGCAGGACAATATCACTTCGAGCGAAGAGAACCTTAGACAGATCCCACTCCGGACTATGTGTCTTTTCGGCAACATGTCAATGTCTACTTATTGGACAGTTTTCGTTTTACAGGGAGTCCAGTTATTGAATTCCATAGCTGTTAATATGGGAAACGATGTCTTCTTTTTTGCGATCGCCATGCATATTTGTGGTCAACTCGACGCACTCAGAATTTTTTGCGATAATTTCAAAGCGAACGACGAGAAGGACCGAGTTCTgaagattgaaaaatttgttcgtaGACACTCCCATCTGTTGGAACTTGCTCAACGACTCGAAAACACCTTCGCTAATATTCTTTTAGTGAATTTAATGACCGATGGATTGCACACTTGTTTAGCAG gAGTACAAATCCTTACTATATCCAATAAAATCGACATTGTTCCTCTCACCAAAGTGAGCTCTGTGATCGTCATCATTTTGGCACagctttttttatatagctaTGCAGGTGATTACCTGTCATCGTTATTCCAGGATATTTGCCAAGTGATTTATAATTGTCCATGGTATGAATTCTCACCGAACAACGTTCGAAATTTgatgtttataattatgagAACGCATGTACCATTTCATCTTACGGCGGGAAGATTCTATACCATGGATATTGAGAATTTCAAGAACATTGTGAAAacatccttctccttcttttctctcttacgaattatattttcagaGTGA
- the LOC122635545 gene encoding odorant receptor Or2-like isoform X1, whose product MDMEDVVWNTDATYALGTYKFITWTTGTWPLQDEGIFAMIRFTIAFILEVVQYLCFKKNNKDRCKQDVPIVIGRKGNYKCFKCIKNLVSSCRLFLIRTLLPQFSLLASVLLELRLNCGNTDKTLEFFGLTAGMTTGLTKLIFVKLHQQDLRKILLSAIKDWSSIAKDSSAKEIIWKYTHRGKMVCRVQMSLGLLIIASMIMDAVPTSDFSQQDNITSSEENLRQIPLRTMCLFGNMSMSTYWTVFVLQGVQLLNSIAVNMGNDVFFFAIAMHICGQLDALRIFCDNFKANDEKDRVLKIEKFVRRHSHLLELAQRLENTFANILLVNLMTDGLHTCLAGVQILTISNKIDIVPLTKVSSVIVIILAQLFLYSYAGDYLSSLFQDICQVIYNCPWYEFSPNNVRNLMFIIMRTHVPFHLTAGRFYTMDIENFKNIVKTSFSFFSLLRIIFSE is encoded by the exons ATGGATATGGAAGACGTTGTCTGGAATACTGACGCCACGTATGCTCTAGGaacgtataaatttataacttGGACTACTGGCACATGGCCTCTACAGGATGAAGGGATATTCGCGATGATTCGCTTCACTATTGCCTTCATCTTGGAGGTAGTACAGTATCTTTGcttcaaaaaaaataacaaagatcgTTGCAAACAAGACGTACCAATTGTTATAGGTCGTAAAGGAAATTACAAATGTTTCAagtgtattaaaaatttagtGTCGTCTTGTCGTCTGTTTTTAATTCGTACGCTTTTACCACAGTTTAGCTTACTCGCTTCCGTTCTGTTGGAACTCCGGCTGAACTGCGGCAACACGGACAAGACGTTGGAGTTCTTTGGATTGACAGCAGGAATGACAACGGGcctaacaaaattaattttcgtcAAGTTACACCAACAAGATTTACGGAAGATCCTTTTATCGGCAATTAAGGACTGGTCCTCGATCGCAAAAGATTCTTCGGCAAAGGAGATAATATGGAAATATACCCATCGGGGTAAGATGGTATGCCGCGTTCAAATGAGCTTGGGTCTGTTAATCATTGCATCAATGATAATGGATGCTGTGCCAACATCAGACTTCTCTCAGCAGGACAATATCACTTCGAGCGAAGAGAACCTTAGACAGATCCCACTCCGGACTATGTGTCTTTTCGGCAACATGTCAATGTCTACTTATTGGACAGTTTTCGTTTTACAGGGAGTCCAGTTATTGAATTCCATAGCTGTTAATATGGGAAACGATGTCTTCTTTTTTGCGATCGCCATGCATATTTGTGGTCAACTCGACGCACTCAGAATTTTTTGCGATAATTTCAAAGCGAACGACGAGAAGGACCGAGTTCTgaagattgaaaaatttgttcgtaGACACTCCCATCTGTTGGAACTTGCTCAACGACTCGAAAACACCTTCGCTAATATTCTTTTAGTGAATTTAATGACCGATGGATTGCACACTTGTTTAGCAG gAGTACAAATCCTTACTATATCCAATAAAATCGACATTGTTCCTCTCACCAAAGTGAGCTCTGTGATCGTCATCATTTTGGCACagctttttttatatagctaTGCAGGTGATTACCTGTCATCGTTATTCCAGGATATTTGCCAAGTGATTTATAATTGTCCATGGTATGAATTCTCACCGAACAACGTTCGAAATTTgatgtttataattatgagAACGCATGTACCATTTCATCTTACGGCGGGAAGATTCTATACCATGGATATTGAGAATTTCAAGAACATTGTGAAAacatccttctccttcttttctctcttacgaattatattttcagaGTGA
- the LOC122635594 gene encoding odorant receptor Or2-like, with protein sequence MEIRLSCGSVDETLDFFGISLATVAGLTKLIFIKLHRKDLRKILLSALNNWSTIVDSSSAKKIMLKYSQRGKLVGRTQMSFAFVIITAIILDAIPSPEASQQENATWSEELPQRIPLRTMCTFGNMSTSTYWTVFVLQSIQLFNAVLIESGNDVFFFGISMQICGQLDSLRVLLGEFRQEKEEDRVREIREFVDKHAHLLGLARRIEDTFTNILLVLLMTNGMHICLTGNGFVFFNHEWIQILLLSRQNDVVPLIKATVAFVVILIQLFLYSYAGDFLSSLTQDIYRVIYNYPWYELSPNNVRNLVFIIMRAHKPFRLRAGRFYPMDIDSFKNILKASFSYFSVLRIVFEE encoded by the exons ATGGAAATCCGACTGAGTTGCGGTAGCGTCGACGAAACATTGGATTTTTTTGGAATTTCGCTTGCGACGGTGGCAGGTCTGACAAAGTTAATCTTCATCAAGTTGCATCGGAAGGATCTACGGAAGATTCTTTTGTCGGCACTGAATAACTGGTCCACTATCGTTGACAGTTCGTCTGCAAAGAAGATCATGTTGAAATATAGCCAACGTGGCAAGCTTGTGGGCCGTACGCAGATGAGCTTCGCTTTTGTCATCATCACAGCTATTATACTGGACGCCATTCCTTCGCCGGAGGCTTCTCAGCAGGAGAATGCAACCTGGAGCGAAGAGCTCCCTCAACGAATACCTCTTCGGACTATGTGTACCTTTGGCAATATGTCTACATCTACTTATTGGACAGTCTTCGTTTTACAGTCGATTCAGCTATTCAACGCAGTACTCATTGAAAGTGGAAacgacgttttcttctttgggATTTCTATGCAGATTTGCGGTCAACTCGACTCGCTAAGAGTCTTACTTGGAGAATTTAGacaggaaaaggaggaggatcgTGTTCGAGAAATCAGGGAATTCGTTGATAAGCACGCGCATTTGTTGGGCCTTGCCCGACGAATCGAGGACACTTTCACTAATATTCTTTTAGTACTTTTAATGACCAATGGAATGCACATCTGTTTAACAGGTAAcggatttgtattttttaatcacgAAT GGATACAAATATTGTTGCTGTCCAGACAAAATGACGTAGTTCCTCTCATCAAGGCTACCGTCGCGTTCGTTGTCATCCTGATACAACTTTTCTTGTACAGCTACGCCGGGGATTTTCTCTCGTCATTAACTCAAGATATTTATCGtgtgatttataattatcctTGGTACGAATTGTCACCGAATAACGTTCGAAATTTGGTGTTCATAATTATGAGGGCACATAAACCTTTTCGCCTGAGAGCTGGAAGATTCTATCCTATGGATATAGACAGCTTCAAGAACATTTTGAAGGcatctttttcctatttttccgTCTTACGAATTGTATTCGAAGAATGA
- the LOC122635424 gene encoding uncharacterized protein LOC122635424, whose product MEKKPWNDDIAYAMTFYKFLTLPTGVWPLQDYNFFATVRSVVTVSFQILMVVFQCKELLAGCNNSNANLDSLMIIACNIMAVIKISCYRFHSRYLIDNYEKAVRDYSQIKSSEDLGIMKKHAFIGRSLCSSLICFSYVATSIFMIAPFFMGSVDTIINGTRTSLPKTLSYPMPSDCTLGNFNISITLYCFISLLDIMLLVSTCNGNIGNDCLFFGITLHVCGQAEILKIQFTRFKFEKGMKREFKNLLSRYGELLTLANYLVDTISFVLIAQLFVSCTLICIVGFQCIMALQYSDIFMLAKSLTVLSTFLLQLLLYSYVGEYLRNQMEQVGYAAYTSAWYDFPISWRKDLIFLLMRSQQLVEIAAAYFFPVNMRTFMSIVKTSLSYLSVLRVMLLQI is encoded by the exons atggagaaaaagcCGTGGAACGACGACATTGCGTACGCTATGACCTTTTACAAGTTCTTAACATTACCCACAGGTGTCTGGCCTCTTCAGGATTACAATTTCTTCGCGACTGTCCGATCCGTCGTAACAGTGAGTTTTCAG ATCCTGATGGTTGTATTTCAATGTAAAGAACTTCTTGCTGGTTGCAACAACAGCAATGCCAATTTGGACAGTCTAATGATAATCGCATGCAATATAATGGCAGTCATTAAGATCAGCTGTTATCGATTCCATTCTCGATATTTGATCGATAACTATGAAAAAGCTGTAAGGGATTACTCTCAAATCAAATCGTCGGAAGATCTTGGGATTATGAAAAAACACGCTTTCATCGGCAGAAGCTTATGTTCCAGCCTCATATGTTTCTCCTACGTTGCAACGTCGATCTTTATGATCGCACCTTTCTTCATGGGCTCCGTAGACACGATTATAAACGGTACGAGGACGAGTCTTCCCAAAACGTTAAGCTATCCGATGCCTTCCGACTGCACTTTgggaaatttcaatatttccatTACGCTATACTGCTTCATTTCTCTGTTGGATATCATGCTGTTGGTCAGTACGTGCAATGGCAATATCG GTAACGATTGTCTTTTCTTTGGCATCACGCTACACGTCTGTGGGCAAGCCGAAATACTAAAGATCCAGTTTACACGATTTAAATTCGAGAAAGGGATGAAACGAGAGTTTAAGAATCTTTTATCGAGATACGGCGAATTGTTGACTTTGGCCAATTATCTCGTCGATACGATCAGTTTCGTTCTGATAGCACAGTTATTCGTCAGTTGCACACTCATCTGTATCGTAG gTTTCCAATGCATCATGGCTCTGCAGTATTCCGATATCTTCATGTTGGCCAAGTCGCTAACAGTGCTTAGCACTTTTTTGTTGCAACTACTCCTATACAGTTACGTCGGAGAATACTTGAGAAATCAAATGGAGCAAGTTGGGTATGCCGCTTACACAAGTGCATGGTATGATTTTCCGATATCTTGGAGGAAGGATTTGATCTTCCTTCTGATGAGATCTCAACAACTCGTTGAAATAGCGGCAGCTTATTTTTTCCCGGTTAACATGCGAACTTTCATGAGTATCGTCAAAACGTCTCTCTCATACCTGTCGGTGCTACGCGTTATGCTACTAcaaatttaa
- the LOC122635421 gene encoding peroxisomal N(1)-acetyl-spermine/spermidine oxidase-like isoform X1 produces MSNEMRFKRAAVPFWTLQRILIRLLSSAKNGGDKKEPCAKVAKFESCQLDPCTLDPCKPEPSVIIIGAGMAGLSAAHRLAQCGLQKFTILEATDRPGGRIHSCWLGDVVAEMGATWIEGGCVTNPVFTLAAQEGLLKAPLSRPEPNHGLFCTSDGRAIDLPVSIIAYHTFRQIEQQAAALFSLGCGRTHGTLLNFMGVRIQQELHNFPEEQRYDAARVMYGLTNFIRCRCGDDLSLVSADQFGSYIEIPGGNVRVPLGYVGVLAPLLRDLPSCCLKYCKPVSSIRWGVVDDSCPRAMVKCCDGDEYPADYVIVTLSLGVLKHQHDKLFCPALPPEKIDAITKLGYGYVNKIFLEYARPFWVWREGGIKLAWSADELADRCDWVKGISFIEELPCSQHVLCAWICGREAAEMELCSDEEIVDSITRLLRQFTGDPTLPYPANILRSKWCSDQYFAGSYSYMAMNSTVNNQCHLATPIPGTCEPVPPILFFAGEATIPGHYSTVHGARLSGIREAERIIQLTKRYGGPPQNYPNK; encoded by the exons ATGTCAAATGAAATGCGCTTTAAGAGGGCCGCTGTTCCGTTTTGGACTCTACAACGAATTCTTATAAG GCTACTGTCCAGTGCAAAGAACGGAGGTGATAAGAAAGAACCATGTGCGAAAGTGGCGAAATTCGAATCGTGCCAGTTGGATCCCTGCACGTTGGATCCGTGCAAACCAGAACCGAGTGTAATCATTATCGGGGCAGGAATGGCGGGACTGTCAGCAGCGCATCGTTTAGCGCAGTGCGGCCTGCAAAAATTTACGATACTGGAGGCAACGGATAG GCCTGGCGGAAGAATTCACTCTTGCTGGTTGGGAGACGTCGTTGCTGAGATGGGAGCGACCTGGATAGAGGGTGGATGCGTGACGAATCCCGTTTTTACCCTAGCTGCCCAGGAAGGACTTTTAAAGGCGCCACTCTCTAGACCCGAACCGAATCATGGACTCTTCTGTACCAGCGACGGTCGAGCGATCGATCTACCGGTCAGCATCATTGCTTATCATACCTTCCGACAGATCGAACAACAAGCGGCGGCTCTCTTCTCTTTGGGTTGCGGTCGTACCCACGGTACGTTGCTGAATTTCATGGGCGTCAGAATACAGCAAGAGCTACACAATTTCCCGGAGGAGCAACG ATACGACGCGGCTAGGGTAATGTACGGTCTAACCAACTTCATCAGATGCCGCTGCGGTGACGATCTTTCTTTGGTCTCAGCCGATCAGTTTGGTAGTTACATAGAGATACCCGGTGGAAACGTAAGAGTACCTCTTGGATATGTCGGCGTTTTAGCACCGTTGCTCAGAGATTTGCCGAGCTGTTGCCTCAA aTACTGCAAACCAGTGAGTTCCATCAGATGGGGCGTCGTCGACGACTCCTGTCCTCGCGCTATGGTAAAGTGTTGCGACGGGGACGAATATCCAGCCGACTATGTCATCGTAACTCTATCTCTTGGCGTGCTAAAGCATCAACACGACAAGCTTTTTTGTCCTGCTTTACCACCTGAGAAAATTGACGCTATCACGAAACTCGGGTATGGTTACGTTAACAAGATATTTCTCGAGTATGCCAGACCTTTCTGGGTTTGGCGAGAAGGTGGGATCAAGTTGGCCTGGTCTGCCGACGAGTTAGCGGACAGATGCGACTGGGTTAAAG GTATATCTTTCATCGAAGAACTCCCATGTTCGCAACATGTGTTATGCGCTTGGATTTGCGGCCGAGAAGCCGCAGAAATGGAACTATGTTCCGACGAAGAAATAGTCGATTCTATAACGCGTTTGCTACGGCAGTTCACCGGTGATCCAACCTTACCATATCCAGCTAATATCCTCAGGAGCAAGTGGTGTTCGGACCAATATTTTGCTGGTTCGTACAGTTACATGGCCATGAATAGCACGGTCAACAATCAGTGTCATCTAGCCACTCCCATCCCAG GTACATGCGAACCGGTTCCAccgattcttttcttcgctGGAGAAGCAACGATCCCGGGACATTACAGTACCGTGCATGGTGCCAGACTCAGCGGAATACGCGAAGCGGAACGAATAATTCAATTGACGAAAAGATATGGTGGTCCTCCTCAAAATTATCCGAATAAATAG
- the LOC122635421 gene encoding peroxisomal N(1)-acetyl-spermine/spermidine oxidase-like isoform X2 has protein sequence MKRSLGFCRLLSSAKNGGDKKEPCAKVAKFESCQLDPCTLDPCKPEPSVIIIGAGMAGLSAAHRLAQCGLQKFTILEATDRPGGRIHSCWLGDVVAEMGATWIEGGCVTNPVFTLAAQEGLLKAPLSRPEPNHGLFCTSDGRAIDLPVSIIAYHTFRQIEQQAAALFSLGCGRTHGTLLNFMGVRIQQELHNFPEEQRYDAARVMYGLTNFIRCRCGDDLSLVSADQFGSYIEIPGGNVRVPLGYVGVLAPLLRDLPSCCLKYCKPVSSIRWGVVDDSCPRAMVKCCDGDEYPADYVIVTLSLGVLKHQHDKLFCPALPPEKIDAITKLGYGYVNKIFLEYARPFWVWREGGIKLAWSADELADRCDWVKGISFIEELPCSQHVLCAWICGREAAEMELCSDEEIVDSITRLLRQFTGDPTLPYPANILRSKWCSDQYFAGSYSYMAMNSTVNNQCHLATPIPGTCEPVPPILFFAGEATIPGHYSTVHGARLSGIREAERIIQLTKRYGGPPQNYPNK, from the exons ATGAAACGATCACTCGGATTTTGCAGGCTACTGTCCAGTGCAAAGAACGGAGGTGATAAGAAAGAACCATGTGCGAAAGTGGCGAAATTCGAATCGTGCCAGTTGGATCCCTGCACGTTGGATCCGTGCAAACCAGAACCGAGTGTAATCATTATCGGGGCAGGAATGGCGGGACTGTCAGCAGCGCATCGTTTAGCGCAGTGCGGCCTGCAAAAATTTACGATACTGGAGGCAACGGATAG GCCTGGCGGAAGAATTCACTCTTGCTGGTTGGGAGACGTCGTTGCTGAGATGGGAGCGACCTGGATAGAGGGTGGATGCGTGACGAATCCCGTTTTTACCCTAGCTGCCCAGGAAGGACTTTTAAAGGCGCCACTCTCTAGACCCGAACCGAATCATGGACTCTTCTGTACCAGCGACGGTCGAGCGATCGATCTACCGGTCAGCATCATTGCTTATCATACCTTCCGACAGATCGAACAACAAGCGGCGGCTCTCTTCTCTTTGGGTTGCGGTCGTACCCACGGTACGTTGCTGAATTTCATGGGCGTCAGAATACAGCAAGAGCTACACAATTTCCCGGAGGAGCAACG ATACGACGCGGCTAGGGTAATGTACGGTCTAACCAACTTCATCAGATGCCGCTGCGGTGACGATCTTTCTTTGGTCTCAGCCGATCAGTTTGGTAGTTACATAGAGATACCCGGTGGAAACGTAAGAGTACCTCTTGGATATGTCGGCGTTTTAGCACCGTTGCTCAGAGATTTGCCGAGCTGTTGCCTCAA aTACTGCAAACCAGTGAGTTCCATCAGATGGGGCGTCGTCGACGACTCCTGTCCTCGCGCTATGGTAAAGTGTTGCGACGGGGACGAATATCCAGCCGACTATGTCATCGTAACTCTATCTCTTGGCGTGCTAAAGCATCAACACGACAAGCTTTTTTGTCCTGCTTTACCACCTGAGAAAATTGACGCTATCACGAAACTCGGGTATGGTTACGTTAACAAGATATTTCTCGAGTATGCCAGACCTTTCTGGGTTTGGCGAGAAGGTGGGATCAAGTTGGCCTGGTCTGCCGACGAGTTAGCGGACAGATGCGACTGGGTTAAAG GTATATCTTTCATCGAAGAACTCCCATGTTCGCAACATGTGTTATGCGCTTGGATTTGCGGCCGAGAAGCCGCAGAAATGGAACTATGTTCCGACGAAGAAATAGTCGATTCTATAACGCGTTTGCTACGGCAGTTCACCGGTGATCCAACCTTACCATATCCAGCTAATATCCTCAGGAGCAAGTGGTGTTCGGACCAATATTTTGCTGGTTCGTACAGTTACATGGCCATGAATAGCACGGTCAACAATCAGTGTCATCTAGCCACTCCCATCCCAG GTACATGCGAACCGGTTCCAccgattcttttcttcgctGGAGAAGCAACGATCCCGGGACATTACAGTACCGTGCATGGTGCCAGACTCAGCGGAATACGCGAAGCGGAACGAATAATTCAATTGACGAAAAGATATGGTGGTCCTCCTCAAAATTATCCGAATAAATAG
- the LOC122635422 gene encoding aromatic-L-amino-acid decarboxylase: MEAEDFKKFAKEMVEYITNYLENIRERRVLPTIEPGYMKPLLPSEAPRTAEKWEDIMSDIERVIMPGVTHWHSPKFHAYFPTAQSYPAIVADMLSGAIACIGFTWMASPACTELEVTMLDWLGQMLDLPKEFLACSGGKGGGVIQGTASEATLVALLGAKAKKIKEVKEQHPEWTDNEIIGKMMAYGSCQAHSSVERAGLLGGVKFRLLKVDSKNKLRGETLAEAIREDKEKGLIPFYVVVTLGTTSSCAFDRLDELGPVANRESVWLHVDAAYAGSAFICPEFRYLMKGIEKADSFNFNPHKWMLVNFDCSTMWFKDPTFVINTFNVDPLYLQHDMQGSAPDYRHWQIPLGRRFRALKLWFVLRIYGVENLQKYIRSHIAQAHEFEALVLSDSRFEIVAEVILGLVCFRLKASNDVNEALLKRINGAGNIHLVPSKINDVYFLRLAICSRMSESSDILYSWKEIKQRADEVLEEHSVSK, from the exons ATGGAAGCCGAAGACTTTAAGAAATTCGCCAAAGAAATGGTAGAATACATCACTAATTATTTGGAAAATATCAGAGAAAG gaGGGTTTTGCCGACGATCGAACCGGGATACATGAAACCACTTTTACCGTCGGAAGCTCCTCGTACTGCGGAAAAATGGGAGGATATAATGAGTGACATAGAACGAGTGATCATGCCAGGA GTAACTCATTGGCACAGTCCGAAATTTCACGCTTATTTCCCCACTGCTCAATCGTATCCAGCTATTGTTGCAGACATGCTGAGCGGAGCTATTGCGTGCATTGGATTTACGTGG ATGGCTAGCCCAGCTTGTACCGAATTAGAAGTGACAATGCTCGATTGGTTAGGACAAATGTTGGATTTACCAAAAGAATTCTTAGCTTGTAGCGGTGGCAAAGGTGGTGGTGTTATTCAG GGAACTGCAAGCGAGGCAACTCTAGTCGCTTTACTCGGAGCGAAAGCTAAGAAAATTAAGGAAGTTAAGGAGCAGCATCCTGAATGGACCGACAACGAGATCATCGGGAAAATGATGGCTTACGGTTCCT GTCAAGCACATAGTTCGGTCGAACGAGCTGGTCTTCTCGGTGGCGTAAAATTCCGTCTATTGAAGGTCGATTCAAAAAACAAACTACGAGGTGAGACTTTAGCAGAGGCTATTCGCGAAGACAAGGAGAAAGGACTTATCCCGTTTTAC GTGGTCGTTACCTTAGGAACAACAAGTTCTTGTGCTTTCGATCGTTTAGACGAATTAGGTCCAGTAGCTAATCGTGAGTCTGTCTGGTTACACGTAGACGCCGCATATGCAg GTTCCGCTTTCATTTGTCCGGAGTTTCGTTATTTGATGAAGGGTATCGAAAAAGCtgattcgtttaattttaatccGCACAAATGGATGTTGGTTAACTTCGACTGTTCCACCATGTGGTTTAAAGATCCAACTTTCGTCATTAACACGTTTAATGTCGATCCATTGTACCTGCAACACGATATGCAAGGATCAGCTCCGGACTATAGA cATTGGCAAATTCCACTCGGTCGTAGATTCCGAGCACTTAAACTCTGGTTCGTTCTAAGAATTTATGGGGTGGAAAATCTGCAGAAATATATCAGGTCCCACATTGCTCAAGCTCACGAATTCGAAGCACTTGTTCTCTCGGATTCCCGTTTCGAGATCGTTGCTGAAGTTATTCTTGGATTAGTTTGCTTTAGATTGAAG GCATCCAATGACGTGAACGAAGCTCTCCTGAAGAGAATAAACGGCGCTGGAAATATTCATCTGGTCCCATCGAAGATAAACGacgtatattttcttcgtttagcAATATGCTCGCGGATGAGCGAGAGCAGCGATATACTCTACTCGTGGAAGGAGATTAAGCAGAGAGCCGATGAAGTATTGGAAGAGCATTCGGTTTCCAAGTGA
- the LOC122635425 gene encoding uncharacterized protein LOC122635425 produces the protein MDTVKEYVGCINPHWVAIVSAGMYTYLRHICIVGLCFEEENNPPFDPSYSSILFVFSALCLVAEYRLWPRSLKEPPIQLLYIYEMLVAALATNLVTRAIWLPLMHVIYCLTQESSKWLLWLNTTIGLSRYSFVTTFAYYLAKENAATHMAFCLSLLSFVWMLDATESLDTILDIWAK, from the exons ATGGACACCGTCAAGGAATACGTCGGATGTATCAATCCTCATTGGGTAGCTATAGTTTCAGCGGGAATGTACACTTATCTCAGGCACATATGTATAGTCGGTTTGTGTTTCGAAGAGGAGAATAATCCACCTTTTGATCCGTCTTATTCTTCGatacttttcgttttctcggcTTTGTGCCTTGTTGCCGAGTACAGACTTTGGCCAAGGTCATTGAAAGAACCGCCGATACAGcttctttatatttacgaG aTGTTGGTGGCTGCCTTGGCAACAAATCTTGTAACTCGAGCTATCTGGCTACCATTGATGCATGTAATATATTGCTTAACTCAAGAGTCGAGTAAATGG TTATTATGGTTAAACACGACGATAGGTTTGAGTCGTTATTCGTTTGTGACGACATTCGCTTATTATCTGGCCAAAGAAAACGCGGCTACACATATGGCTTTTTGCTTATCTTTATTGTCTTTCGTATGGATGTTAGACGCCACCGAATCGCTGGACACAATTTTGGATATCTGGGCCAAGTag